The stretch of DNA GACCCTGATGCCGGGGCTGATCGACGTCCACGTCCACGCCACCGCCTATGTGAATCGGCAGGGGCGGATGCACACCACCGCGGACGGCGACACCCCGACCCAAGTGGCGTTGTCGGCCGCGGCCAACGCCGGTCGGACGATTCAGGCCGGCTTCACCACGGTTGCGAGCATTGGTAGGGCCGATGACCTCGATCTCCGCGATTGGATTGCCCGGGGTGAGGTGTCCGGTCCCCGGATTCTGACGAGCCTTGACCCGATTACCGACGCCACGCTCTCGCCCGATCAGTTGAAGGCCCTCGTGGAGCAGCGACTGGCGGCTGGTGCCAACCTGATCAAACTGTTTGCGTCCCGGAGCATCCGCGAAGGCGGAACCCAGACGATGTCGGAGGCCCAGCTCAAGGCGGCCTGCGACGCGGCCCGTCGCGGCGGAGTGCCCTCGATCGTGCATGCCCATAGCCCCGAGAGCATTCGCGCGGCCGCCCTGGCCGGATGTCACCAAGTCGAACACGGGGTCTTTGCGACCCAAGAGGTGCTCGATCTGATGGCAAAGCTGGGGACATATTTCGACCCCCAATGCGGCCTCATTTTCCGGAACTACCTGGACAATCGGCGTTGGTTCCAAGGCATCGGCAATTTCACCGCCGAGGGATTCGCGGCGATGGAGCAGGCCATCCCGTTGGCCGTGGCTACGGTCCGGAACGCATCGCTGAC from Gemmatimonadota bacterium encodes:
- a CDS encoding amidohydrolase; translated protein: MLMTLVTAIALQTLDQPISVYAGRVLDGKGGQFRNATVVIDRGRILRIEPRKVARPTFEFPNGTLMPGLIDVHVHATAYVNRQGRMHTTADGDTPTQVALSAAANAGRTIQAGFTTVASIGRADDLDLRDWIARGEVSGPRILTSLDPITDATLSPDQLKALVEQRLAAGANLIKLFASRSIREGGTQTMSEAQLKAACDAARRGGVPSIVHAHSPESIRAAALAGCHQVEHGVFATQEVLDLMAKLGTYFDPQCGLIFRNYLDNRRWFQGIGNFTAEGFAAMEQAIPLAVATVRNASLTPGLKLVYGTDAMEGTHGRNAEDLVCRVRQAGQRPMDVIIAATSRNAEALGIEKETGSLVPGLAADLIAVAGNPLDDIGAVGRVVFVMKAGIVVRHDPTLASLGSLR